A single Sphingosinicella sp. BN140058 DNA region contains:
- a CDS encoding TrbG/VirB9 family P-type conjugative transfer protein has product MARKIILTAIVSAMALSVAAPAVAAPSKQQKAQAAGDYGTINDSYLEPVGAIQNAWSNPGANKAANQESPGYNRFEFRPDRVIPLRLREAMNTTIRFPADEIIEDVFNSDPVSFEAIIPRSNVVMIRVIRPGADGNLIAMGKSGNLYQFYIRGEGANTKIITDMSVDIMVTGRGNGMPANMGGLSRTASASDLKVESDWLRTIGFKPENIVHDLSIFVPEDHSAGVAPERVFRDGQFTYIDYGSNADALNEWPVASLVVQGVETPVNVRTAGPNGRMLVVEGVGDIVLRNGQKLVCIKRQTNRPPQIRSFNQPVTTPQATLRVADGQVLPPSLSSPSTGRKYMVDLGAGDRPSMEKTFLTIKAQNASLLSASEASFPDATSLRTGGTLDANARPGDVRLRVGPFYGLSEGVAVCKAMTASGRSCSVVSVN; this is encoded by the coding sequence ATGGCACGCAAGATCATCCTCACCGCCATCGTATCTGCGATGGCTCTCTCGGTCGCCGCCCCGGCCGTAGCTGCTCCCAGCAAACAGCAGAAGGCTCAAGCCGCCGGCGACTATGGAACCATCAACGACAGCTATCTGGAGCCAGTCGGCGCAATTCAGAACGCGTGGTCCAATCCCGGTGCGAACAAAGCTGCCAACCAGGAGTCGCCCGGCTATAATCGTTTCGAGTTTCGGCCCGATCGCGTGATCCCGCTCCGCCTCCGGGAGGCGATGAACACGACCATTCGCTTCCCGGCCGACGAAATCATCGAAGACGTCTTCAACTCCGACCCGGTCTCTTTCGAGGCTATCATCCCACGCTCGAACGTGGTGATGATCCGCGTGATACGACCTGGCGCCGATGGCAATCTCATCGCCATGGGCAAGTCTGGCAACTTGTACCAGTTCTATATCCGCGGCGAAGGTGCGAACACCAAGATCATCACGGACATGTCGGTCGACATCATGGTGACCGGAAGGGGAAACGGAATGCCCGCCAACATGGGCGGGCTTTCCCGAACGGCTTCGGCCTCTGATCTGAAGGTCGAATCTGACTGGCTCCGCACCATCGGATTCAAGCCCGAGAACATCGTCCACGACCTCTCGATCTTCGTCCCGGAGGATCACTCGGCGGGCGTGGCGCCGGAACGCGTCTTCCGAGATGGCCAGTTCACGTACATCGATTATGGCTCGAACGCAGATGCTTTGAACGAGTGGCCGGTCGCCAGCCTCGTTGTTCAGGGCGTTGAGACGCCCGTGAACGTCAGGACTGCCGGGCCGAACGGCCGCATGTTGGTAGTCGAGGGCGTGGGCGACATCGTGCTTCGGAACGGTCAGAAACTTGTCTGCATCAAACGCCAGACGAACCGCCCGCCCCAGATCCGGTCTTTCAACCAGCCCGTCACGACGCCGCAGGCGACCCTGCGCGTTGCCGATGGCCAAGTGCTCCCTCCGTCGCTCTCCTCCCCGTCTACGGGGCGCAAGTACATGGTCGACCTCGGCGCCGGCGATCGTCCGTCGATGGAAAAGACGTTCCTGACCATCAAAGCTCAGAACGCCTCCCTCCTGTCTGCCAGCGAAGCCAGCTTCCCGGACGCGACTTCCCTGCGCACCGGCGGCACGCTGGATGCGAACGCTCGCCCCGGCGACGTTCGCCTCCGCGTTGGTCCGTTCTACGGGCTCTCGGAGGGCGTGGCGGTCTGTAAGGCGATGACCGCTTCCGGCCGGTCCTGCTCGGTCGTCTCGGTAAACTGA
- a CDS encoding TrbI/VirB10 family protein: protein MDSKQKKKLLIGGGIMTAVLATGVGVLMVAMSPSEEAVAKGPYETVSAPTLKDAKQQPGIVSIDPIQIQLERAPSGSIEKAAAISALFQDFTPGTIQITGGDPRLKLTTDCTAGKPLPMGQRCTATVTFDPSLPAPQQQPNMPYVEPELLVQGNSRTPGGATLPVEARAKILPPDANALAAGVAGQLIPGATAPVGLDPYGPVATPPPAGTPDTAAPPPVAEYTQPQVPVSQPTLSPREQFLLARRQAVLGGVQSRGRANTQPQQPQGTWADLKIPTSMSSYPQDMSRVVTMDRVITAVLARTFDSRSTQQVVAQVDRNVYGAHGRAVLIPRGSQIIGTASGGGERMAVSWTQIIRPDGARLIIQATAGDAMGQAGVPGRRNERLLKRYGSILLGTIFGAGTAIAFKAEEQPSGDINIGGSGSGGARNNGAIISDIVRQDLQKITSDIQQRTGNVQPIVTVPAGTRVTIIPTMDIVMRPMQGPVQEVQSYPRAQNAGSGAPQFAPRYAGSDDSGYDTPQPRQAARRQEDPFPAENIPATGSTPPWNSN, encoded by the coding sequence GTGGATAGCAAGCAGAAGAAGAAGCTCCTGATCGGCGGCGGCATCATGACCGCCGTCCTCGCCACCGGTGTGGGCGTCCTGATGGTCGCGATGAGCCCCTCAGAAGAGGCTGTCGCGAAAGGACCCTACGAGACCGTGTCCGCGCCGACCTTGAAGGATGCAAAGCAGCAGCCTGGCATCGTTTCAATCGATCCAATCCAAATTCAACTCGAGCGCGCTCCGAGCGGCAGCATCGAGAAAGCTGCGGCCATTTCCGCACTCTTCCAAGACTTCACGCCGGGAACGATCCAAATCACCGGCGGCGATCCGCGCCTCAAACTCACCACCGACTGCACGGCCGGGAAGCCGCTCCCCATGGGCCAGCGCTGCACAGCAACCGTCACTTTCGACCCGTCCCTGCCCGCGCCGCAGCAGCAGCCGAATATGCCCTACGTGGAGCCTGAGTTGCTCGTGCAGGGCAACAGCCGCACCCCCGGCGGTGCGACGCTGCCTGTAGAAGCGCGCGCCAAGATCCTTCCTCCGGATGCAAACGCTCTCGCCGCCGGAGTTGCGGGCCAGCTCATCCCGGGCGCAACGGCCCCGGTTGGCCTGGACCCATACGGTCCGGTGGCCACGCCCCCGCCAGCGGGGACGCCGGACACCGCTGCGCCGCCTCCGGTAGCCGAATACACGCAACCGCAAGTTCCGGTCTCGCAGCCGACCCTCTCGCCACGAGAGCAATTTCTCCTCGCCCGGCGCCAGGCAGTTCTTGGAGGCGTGCAGTCTCGAGGACGGGCCAACACCCAGCCACAGCAGCCGCAGGGCACCTGGGCGGACCTCAAGATCCCGACGTCTATGTCCTCTTATCCGCAGGACATGAGCCGCGTCGTCACCATGGATCGCGTCATCACCGCGGTCCTTGCTCGCACTTTCGACAGTCGCAGCACTCAGCAGGTCGTCGCTCAAGTCGATCGCAACGTCTACGGCGCTCATGGCCGAGCCGTTCTAATCCCGCGCGGCTCTCAAATCATCGGCACCGCCAGCGGCGGCGGCGAGCGTATGGCCGTCTCGTGGACCCAGATCATTCGTCCGGACGGTGCACGCCTCATCATCCAAGCGACGGCTGGTGACGCCATGGGACAAGCCGGCGTGCCCGGCCGACGCAACGAGCGCCTCCTCAAGCGCTATGGGAGCATCCTTCTGGGCACCATCTTCGGCGCTGGAACGGCGATTGCCTTCAAGGCTGAAGAGCAGCCCAGCGGCGATATCAACATTGGGGGCTCCGGTTCCGGTGGAGCCCGCAACAACGGCGCCATCATCAGCGACATCGTTCGTCAGGACCTGCAGAAGATCACCAGCGACATCCAGCAGCGTACCGGCAACGTTCAACCGATTGTCACCGTGCCCGCCGGCACCCGCGTCACGATCATCCCGACCATGGATATCGTTATGCGCCCGATGCAGGGACCAGTTCAGGAAGTGCAGTCCTACCCGCGAGCTCAGAACGCCGGGAGCGGCGCTCCGCAATTCGCTCCTCGGTACGCCGGTTCCGATGATAGCGGCTATGACACGCCGCAGCCGAGGCAGGCCGCCCGGCGCCAGGAGGATCCATTCCCGGCCGAAAATATCCCTGCGACCGGATCAACTCCTCCTTGGAACTCGAACTAA
- a CDS encoding type IV secretion system protein encodes MTLAKGADAAPASADQIGAFPLEYDTDALPARRAAAMARWMTIIAVVLAFVVAAQGFALAILMPLQKIVPMVVTGNSRGDEIIRINPATLESPTNDYITEINLRNYVTKRYSIVASAAEQTINWGPGSVLELMSTPEAYGKFGMAMKADYDRLRASGMIRNVRIDSVRKIGPNLWQVEYMTTDQAEGAIADATLAPQSQSWVSTYAVTFEPKNVRYSDRLNNPFGMTVVDNTDARRD; translated from the coding sequence GTGACGCTGGCCAAGGGCGCCGACGCGGCGCCTGCCAGCGCCGACCAGATCGGCGCCTTTCCGCTCGAATACGACACCGACGCACTTCCCGCGCGCCGCGCAGCCGCAATGGCTCGCTGGATGACGATTATCGCCGTCGTTCTCGCTTTCGTCGTGGCAGCGCAGGGCTTCGCTCTCGCGATCCTCATGCCGCTGCAGAAGATTGTTCCGATGGTCGTCACCGGAAACAGCCGCGGGGACGAAATCATTCGAATCAACCCTGCCACACTCGAGAGCCCGACCAACGACTACATCACGGAAATCAACCTCCGGAACTACGTGACGAAGCGCTACTCGATCGTCGCTTCGGCCGCCGAGCAAACGATAAATTGGGGCCCAGGCTCGGTGCTCGAGCTGATGAGCACGCCAGAGGCGTACGGCAAGTTCGGGATGGCAATGAAAGCCGACTACGATCGGCTTCGCGCGTCGGGGATGATCAGAAACGTCCGGATCGACTCCGTGCGGAAGATCGGACCCAATCTCTGGCAGGTTGAATACATGACCACCGACCAGGCTGAGGGAGCCATCGCTGACGCGACCCTTGCCCCTCAGTCTCAGTCATGGGTCAGCACCTACGCGGTCACGTTCGAACCGAAAAATGTCCGATACTCCGACCGTCTCAACAATCCGTTCGGCATGACCGTCGTCGATAACACCGACGCCCGGCGCGACTAA
- a CDS encoding type IV secretory system conjugative DNA transfer family protein, whose protein sequence is MRREKDLWVRWLVATIALGIFSFCLFMAVAPLVYWAMERSFDQTAWRWTADYLSHLGEPNYIANAHSSLWKLHWEAGFACFGVSFLSALFVAAIFYAVCPYKSFEMTHGDVRWAVDKDIRRMEGRRQIGIRGGYVGILGKWKDGKYIRLIEPISVAIPAPPGAGKTAAIVVPSIVESPTVSMIVNDPKPELAEMTSGYRAEIGFVFIIDWSATDKPHEGIFYPRFNFLSTDLVPPANTAERDTYLDAVAKVLIPDTKGGDKYFTDKGRDCLTGFMHYLVSHVNDHRSYEGIPTQWRGMEASLPMLVDWIADAQFQAGKKAEEANREAAANKQLPTADGMKMFLTGLVEQINAGGYSQRAFTSIAPLIDMADKERSGVLGTMDAAMLPFKNMAVKERTSACDFTSMDLRGMQDPDTGEWLPVTLYICVNQAEAQAFANITALLYEVLSRDFLSYGPGERDKRGRVMGPMTICFMMDEFAKLPKSETVLTGPDLGRSKKVSYWLIFQARSQLVKTYSKEDGTIIDSTCGVTVLLAQNDAETAAHYQKTVGKTTIRKSSHSRQAGLSKSANPFAKNESIASEGVEFLRMEDITAMDPGTQLVLPQSFLNRPMKVQSPFFFEDEKMLKKVYNPRTKKGPAPANPLPEHIRLKRQAEWLEKLRREQELDSNIQERGLAEVALAGVQEPAAY, encoded by the coding sequence ATGCGGCGCGAGAAGGATCTTTGGGTCCGCTGGCTCGTCGCTACCATCGCGCTAGGAATTTTTTCCTTCTGCCTCTTCATGGCCGTTGCTCCGCTCGTCTACTGGGCAATGGAGCGCAGCTTCGACCAGACCGCTTGGCGCTGGACCGCTGACTATCTCTCGCACCTCGGTGAGCCGAACTACATCGCGAACGCCCATTCTTCCCTTTGGAAGTTGCATTGGGAAGCTGGCTTCGCTTGCTTCGGCGTCAGCTTCCTGAGCGCCCTGTTCGTTGCCGCGATCTTTTATGCCGTCTGCCCGTACAAATCTTTCGAGATGACGCACGGCGACGTCCGCTGGGCGGTCGACAAGGACATCCGGCGCATGGAAGGCCGGCGGCAGATCGGCATCAGAGGCGGCTACGTCGGCATCCTCGGCAAGTGGAAGGATGGGAAATACATCCGGCTGATCGAACCGATTTCTGTCGCGATCCCGGCCCCTCCCGGCGCCGGTAAGACCGCGGCGATCGTGGTGCCGTCCATCGTTGAGTCGCCCACGGTGTCGATGATCGTGAACGACCCCAAACCCGAGCTTGCGGAGATGACGTCCGGCTACCGGGCCGAGATCGGCTTCGTGTTCATCATCGATTGGTCTGCGACCGATAAGCCCCACGAGGGCATCTTCTACCCGCGTTTCAACTTCCTCTCGACGGACCTGGTCCCGCCCGCAAACACCGCGGAGCGCGACACCTACCTCGATGCTGTCGCCAAGGTCCTCATTCCGGACACGAAGGGTGGCGACAAATACTTCACCGACAAGGGTCGTGACTGCCTCACGGGCTTCATGCACTACCTTGTCAGCCATGTGAACGATCACCGCTCGTACGAAGGCATCCCAACGCAGTGGCGCGGCATGGAGGCTTCCTTGCCGATGCTCGTCGATTGGATCGCCGACGCGCAGTTCCAGGCCGGCAAGAAGGCCGAGGAAGCGAACAGAGAGGCTGCAGCCAACAAGCAGCTGCCCACTGCCGACGGCATGAAGATGTTCCTCACCGGTCTCGTCGAGCAGATCAACGCCGGCGGCTACTCGCAGCGCGCCTTCACTTCGATCGCGCCGCTGATCGACATGGCAGACAAGGAGCGCTCAGGCGTTCTCGGCACCATGGACGCGGCCATGCTCCCGTTCAAAAACATGGCCGTGAAGGAACGCACGTCAGCCTGCGACTTCACGAGCATGGACCTCCGCGGGATGCAGGACCCGGATACGGGCGAGTGGCTTCCGGTCACCCTCTACATCTGCGTCAACCAGGCCGAGGCACAGGCGTTCGCCAACATCACCGCCCTCCTCTATGAGGTGCTCAGCCGCGACTTCCTTTCGTACGGACCGGGCGAGCGCGACAAGCGCGGCCGCGTCATGGGCCCGATGACCATCTGCTTCATGATGGACGAGTTCGCGAAACTGCCGAAATCCGAAACGGTCCTCACCGGGCCCGACCTCGGGCGCTCTAAGAAGGTCTCCTATTGGCTGATCTTTCAGGCCCGTTCGCAGCTGGTGAAGACCTACTCGAAGGAAGACGGCACGATCATCGACTCCACATGCGGTGTCACGGTCCTGCTCGCTCAGAACGATGCTGAGACGGCTGCCCACTACCAGAAGACCGTCGGCAAGACGACCATCCGCAAATCGTCGCATTCGCGCCAGGCCGGCCTCTCCAAGTCGGCGAATCCCTTCGCCAAGAACGAGAGCATCGCATCCGAAGGTGTCGAATTCCTCCGCATGGAAGACATCACGGCGATGGACCCTGGCACCCAGCTCGTCCTGCCGCAGAGCTTCCTCAATCGTCCGATGAAGGTCCAGAGCCCGTTCTTCTTCGAGGACGAGAAGATGCTCAAGAAGGTCTATAACCCGCGGACCAAGAAGGGCCCGGCGCCGGCGAATCCGCTGCCGGAGCACATCCGGCTCAAGCGTCAGGCAGAGTGGCTGGAGAAACTACGCCGCGAGCAGGAGCTCGATTCCAACATTCAGGAACGTGGCCTGGCCGAGGTCGCCCTGGCCGGCGTTCAGGAGCCCGCTGCATACTGA
- a CDS encoding DNA topoisomerase, translating to MHLFSLTRSRSASANQDIFPRGFLKNALPPSDPDARLSCMRLWIAEKAAAARDIAKALGGGQENGGMIRLSSNEVVTWAIGHLLESYMPHDYDEAYRKWDLAQLPILPAKFLNKPDPDKRRQLGVVTGLIQKASEIVIATDAGREGEAIAWSVLDHAGWRGPCKRLWTSALNQSHLKKAVLQLIDDREKFPLYISARIRSSMDWSDGVNWSRYYNLRILEPSDRVLSLGRVQTATLALVVDRDNEIARFVPSAFYELKAIMDLPEGRLELLHQPAAEKRITDRAAAQDIVRRTQGVPTNLKVEHKPKSFAPPPPYSLPDLQIAASARWGWSPKQTLDVLQSLYEKGAVTYPRTDAGHLNNEMEVDMPHHLAALRQRPQFRQLADINPPVIRKSVFDSSKVEDHHGIIPTNECIDIQGLGPDAEKLFDIIARRFIACLMPDAKGSTTSISATIDGVVFRTAGTTITDLGWKVVWGGKDEPADKADDDQDEDEVAAETNRILPPVYDGEPAVANPVQILNKMTKPPVHFTQGTLLAAMKSAGKKSDDAEVRELLSGGGLGTQATRQDILEKLRYRKFCELKGKKFLSTQRAREFIGILREDGNRLADIIATADLERELRLVEKDPRQALPIWERYKAQLAGEINKLKAGPAPRKLTPIGDGRRSNGAASGGPRGGSPRSGPSSGRRAPSGGNGGRKGSYGASRSPQPSR from the coding sequence TTGCACCTATTCTCCCTGACGCGCAGCCGTTCGGCAAGCGCTAATCAAGATATTTTTCCACGCGGCTTCCTGAAGAACGCTTTGCCACCCTCTGATCCAGACGCTAGATTATCCTGCATGAGACTTTGGATAGCAGAGAAGGCGGCCGCAGCGCGCGACATCGCCAAAGCCCTTGGCGGTGGCCAGGAAAACGGCGGGATGATCCGCCTCTCCTCGAACGAGGTGGTCACATGGGCGATCGGGCACCTGCTCGAGAGCTACATGCCCCATGACTATGACGAGGCTTATCGCAAGTGGGATCTCGCCCAGCTCCCTATTCTTCCTGCGAAATTTCTGAACAAGCCTGATCCTGATAAGCGGCGTCAGCTCGGCGTCGTCACTGGCCTCATCCAGAAGGCCTCCGAAATCGTGATCGCGACCGACGCCGGGCGCGAGGGCGAAGCTATCGCCTGGTCTGTGCTCGATCACGCAGGTTGGCGGGGCCCTTGCAAGCGTCTTTGGACCAGCGCCCTCAACCAAAGCCATCTCAAGAAAGCAGTGCTTCAGCTGATCGACGACCGAGAGAAGTTTCCGCTCTATATCTCGGCGCGCATCCGATCCTCCATGGATTGGTCCGACGGCGTCAACTGGAGCCGCTACTACAATCTGCGCATCCTTGAGCCGTCTGACCGCGTGCTCTCTCTCGGGCGCGTTCAGACGGCAACCCTCGCGCTCGTCGTGGACCGGGACAACGAGATTGCACGCTTCGTTCCCTCGGCCTTCTACGAGCTGAAGGCGATCATGGACCTCCCAGAGGGCCGCCTCGAGCTTCTTCACCAGCCGGCAGCCGAGAAGCGTATCACCGATCGCGCCGCCGCGCAGGATATCGTGCGCCGGACGCAGGGCGTTCCGACCAACCTCAAGGTGGAGCACAAGCCGAAGTCCTTCGCGCCGCCACCACCTTACAGCCTCCCCGATCTCCAGATCGCAGCCTCTGCTCGGTGGGGTTGGTCACCCAAGCAAACACTCGACGTTCTCCAGTCTCTCTATGAGAAGGGTGCCGTCACCTACCCGCGTACCGACGCCGGCCACCTTAACAACGAGATGGAGGTCGACATGCCCCACCATCTCGCTGCGCTGCGTCAGCGGCCTCAGTTCCGACAGCTCGCCGACATCAACCCACCCGTCATCCGCAAGTCGGTCTTCGATTCCTCGAAGGTCGAGGATCACCACGGTATCATTCCCACCAACGAGTGCATCGACATCCAGGGTCTCGGCCCCGACGCGGAGAAGCTCTTCGACATCATCGCCCGCCGATTCATCGCCTGCTTAATGCCCGACGCGAAGGGTTCGACCACGAGCATCAGCGCCACCATCGACGGGGTCGTCTTCAGGACCGCCGGGACGACCATCACCGATCTCGGCTGGAAAGTTGTCTGGGGCGGTAAAGATGAGCCGGCGGACAAGGCAGATGACGACCAGGACGAGGATGAAGTGGCGGCCGAGACCAATCGGATCCTCCCGCCCGTGTACGACGGCGAGCCGGCGGTGGCGAACCCGGTCCAGATCCTCAACAAGATGACCAAGCCGCCGGTCCACTTTACCCAGGGAACGCTCCTCGCCGCGATGAAGAGCGCCGGCAAGAAGAGCGACGACGCTGAAGTGCGTGAGCTGCTGTCAGGCGGCGGCCTCGGCACCCAGGCGACCCGCCAAGACATTCTGGAGAAGCTGCGATACCGCAAATTCTGCGAGCTCAAGGGCAAGAAGTTCCTGTCGACCCAACGCGCTCGCGAGTTCATCGGTATCCTTCGCGAGGATGGGAACCGGCTGGCCGACATCATCGCCACGGCGGACCTTGAGCGCGAACTTCGTCTCGTCGAGAAGGATCCACGGCAAGCGCTGCCCATTTGGGAGCGATACAAGGCGCAACTCGCAGGCGAGATCAACAAACTCAAAGCGGGTCCAGCTCCTCGCAAGCTCACGCCCATCGGGGATGGTCGAAGAAGCAATGGCGCCGCCAGCGGTGGTCCTCGGGGAGGATCTCCTCGATCGGGTCCCAGCAGCGGGAGACGTGCCCCTTCCGGGGGCAACGGCGGAAGGAAAGGGTCCTACGGCGCCAGCCGATCCCCGCAACCATCTCGGTAA
- a CDS encoding ATPase, T2SS/T4P/T4SS family, with translation MSLATIERMLAPLEKYYMRDHYEEIAVNQPGEVWCRRNKPDAYNRIWVRHNDPALTLRYLRTLCQAIANTFGHKFNPDDPKKPSTVFATLPPFDHRFAAIAGNHMVYDQTLPEGGIGICIRKGAKASRSHQVEFSDWGLVEGRGVQKGHAHLPTIHDPVLDAIRALKDAVQQGCNILISGGTSTGKTTLFNRILEEVDTRTRIITVEDTREIKLPKHHNHAHLVLSRTDRNSIFGYDDAIDVIMRFTPDIVLVGEISTTNAGTLWRLTGTGHGAMMTTIHASSVTDCYDVLYERISGCIPNLDRAKTIEKIRENFCIIQMSRDMGGARVITDIKAPVPRDQQAAHHAAATTIAA, from the coding sequence ATGAGCCTCGCAACCATCGAGCGAATGCTCGCCCCGCTCGAAAAATACTACATGCGCGATCATTACGAGGAGATCGCCGTCAACCAGCCTGGTGAGGTCTGGTGTCGCCGTAACAAGCCAGACGCGTACAACCGGATCTGGGTCCGTCACAACGACCCAGCGCTGACGCTGCGGTACCTCCGGACGCTCTGTCAGGCGATCGCGAACACCTTTGGTCACAAGTTCAATCCAGACGACCCGAAGAAGCCGTCGACGGTCTTCGCCACTCTGCCGCCTTTCGACCACCGGTTCGCTGCGATCGCCGGCAATCACATGGTCTATGATCAAACCCTTCCCGAGGGTGGCATCGGCATTTGCATCCGCAAAGGAGCAAAGGCCAGCCGGTCCCACCAGGTCGAGTTTTCCGATTGGGGCCTCGTCGAAGGCCGCGGCGTTCAAAAGGGGCACGCTCACCTTCCGACGATCCACGATCCCGTGCTGGATGCCATCAGAGCTCTGAAGGATGCCGTCCAGCAGGGCTGCAACATTCTCATCTCCGGCGGCACGTCGACTGGCAAGACGACGCTCTTCAACCGCATCCTGGAAGAGGTGGACACGCGCACCAGGATCATCACCGTTGAGGACACGCGCGAGATCAAGCTGCCGAAGCACCACAATCACGCGCACCTTGTTCTCTCTCGCACCGACCGCAACTCGATCTTCGGTTACGACGACGCGATCGACGTCATCATGCGCTTTACGCCGGACATCGTGCTCGTCGGCGAGATCTCGACGACAAACGCCGGCACGCTCTGGCGGCTCACTGGAACCGGTCACGGCGCCATGATGACGACAATCCACGCCTCGAGCGTCACGGATTGCTATGACGTGCTCTACGAGCGCATTTCCGGCTGCATTCCGAACCTAGATCGCGCCAAGACAATTGAGAAAATCCGCGAGAACTTCTGCATCATCCAGATGAGCCGCGATATGGGCGGCGCTCGCGTCATCACGGATATCAAAGCACCGGTCCCGAGGGACCAGCAGGCCGCTCACCACGCGGCGGCCACTACGATCGCAGCCTGA